One Streptomyces sp. NBC_00223 genomic window carries:
- a CDS encoding 4'-phosphopantetheinyl transferase family protein — protein MNGLPPAADAGDGPGDTVQVWLVPDQRSEPVLADLLAVLDAAERRRADAYRSADDRRRFVVAHGAVRHIVAGRLGAPAADIRWTHGPHGKPELAGRWCGTQVNLSHSGEVAMVAVTASRPVGVDVQQVLPRVDAAAMARRYFPPEEARLVRAVPDAERRAERFARLWARKEALVKAHGGRLTQGLRIPVHDLDGRVGGLGGPVGHVGAPGDGEGAGGRAAGLHSEDTWARGYRITDIAAPRGYRAAVALAGPAGYLVTWHRWTWPGPASGDPTG, from the coding sequence GTGAACGGCCTGCCCCCGGCCGCCGACGCGGGGGACGGCCCCGGGGACACCGTCCAGGTGTGGCTGGTGCCCGACCAGCGCTCGGAGCCGGTGCTCGCGGACCTGCTCGCCGTGCTCGACGCCGCGGAACGGCGGCGGGCCGACGCCTACCGGTCGGCCGACGACCGGCGCCGGTTCGTGGTCGCCCATGGCGCCGTGCGGCACATCGTCGCCGGGCGGCTCGGGGCGCCGGCCGCGGACATCCGCTGGACGCACGGGCCGCACGGCAAGCCGGAGCTGGCCGGCCGGTGGTGCGGGACGCAGGTCAACCTCTCCCATTCCGGCGAGGTCGCGATGGTCGCGGTCACGGCGTCGCGTCCGGTGGGCGTGGACGTCCAGCAGGTGCTGCCGAGGGTGGACGCGGCCGCGATGGCGCGGCGCTACTTCCCGCCGGAGGAGGCCCGGCTGGTCCGCGCGGTGCCGGACGCCGAGCGCAGGGCCGAGCGGTTCGCCCGGCTGTGGGCCCGCAAGGAGGCCCTGGTCAAGGCGCACGGCGGGCGGCTGACGCAGGGGCTGCGGATTCCGGTGCACGACCTCGACGGACGGGTGGGCGGACTCGGCGGGCCGGTGGGCCACGTGGGCGCGCCGGGCGACGGGGAGGGAGCCGGCGGGCGGGCGGCGGGTCTCCACAGCGAGGACACCTGGGCCCGCGGATACCGCATCACGGACATCGCCGCGCCGCGCGGCTACCGGGCGGCCGTCGCCCTGGCCGGCCCGGCGGGCTACCTGGTGACCTGGCACCGATGGACCTGGCCCGGCCCGGCCTCCGGCGACCCGACGGGCTGA